One genomic window of Leptospira paudalimensis includes the following:
- a CDS encoding methyl-accepting chemotaxis protein — MAIETDEIQKFERTLFRKGVSLIVFTKYGLGIIFLLGVASNYATKSFLPNLIGSLIYLVNAIIPGYLLKKEKEISKRMAASIVFIDLMIIVCFFYLDIYNNYTKADASNTLSTGIFYIIFIFIAIYSSFLFDTKLVMTIGIVSTFLYIGGIYLSHSLGSVFIPKPFPEMLRANHIIVTTEVQKIIFYFGVIFSLRFVVSLMREMQNDLKTKLKESLDKQSIITNKSHQLEKSANTLALSVDKLQSMSDELHNQSQNQAASVEEISASVEELSSSAISSANLVEDQVTRVKIVDQNFLSLQNISESVKTKTMQIAKDVSISADYSKKVKISSEELNGIYSELNQAFSKVEEINQMMSEIADQTNLLALNASIEAARAGEHGRGFAVVAQEVAKLAERSQSNAGTIAKIVKDAGLKINEGTRFSKEVKSQVENQNNELLRIESEILGLEGHVTEQEVLNLKLRNTFSELHVLSEQIGIIAQEQMTGSKEINRAISVIDETTQKLADSVELLYEEINEIHSQAKQLNIV; from the coding sequence ATGGCTATAGAAACAGATGAAATACAGAAATTTGAAAGAACGTTATTCCGAAAAGGTGTTTCTCTCATCGTTTTTACTAAGTATGGGTTAGGAATTATTTTCCTTTTAGGTGTTGCCTCCAATTATGCGACTAAAAGTTTTTTACCCAATTTGATAGGTTCCCTGATTTATTTAGTCAATGCCATCATACCAGGTTATTTACTCAAAAAAGAAAAAGAAATTTCGAAACGAATGGCGGCATCCATAGTCTTTATCGATTTGATGATCATCGTGTGTTTTTTCTATTTAGATATTTATAATAATTATACAAAAGCAGATGCTAGTAACACATTAAGTACGGGAATATTTTACATCATCTTCATCTTTATCGCTATCTATTCCAGTTTTTTATTTGATACTAAATTGGTGATGACGATCGGTATAGTATCAACTTTTTTGTATATCGGTGGGATTTATTTGTCCCATTCATTAGGTTCTGTTTTTATTCCAAAACCATTCCCAGAAATGTTAAGAGCCAATCATATCATTGTCACCACAGAAGTTCAGAAGATTATCTTCTATTTTGGCGTTATTTTTAGTTTACGATTCGTAGTTTCTTTGATGAGAGAAATGCAAAATGACCTAAAAACTAAGTTAAAAGAAAGTTTAGATAAACAATCAATTATCACAAACAAATCACATCAGTTAGAAAAATCAGCAAACACTCTCGCCTTATCTGTAGACAAATTACAGTCCATGTCTGACGAACTCCACAACCAATCGCAAAACCAAGCAGCATCGGTCGAAGAAATTTCCGCATCCGTTGAAGAACTTTCTTCATCTGCGATTAGTTCTGCAAACTTGGTAGAAGACCAAGTCACACGGGTCAAAATTGTAGATCAAAACTTTTTATCTCTCCAAAATATAAGTGAGAGTGTGAAAACTAAAACAATGCAAATTGCAAAGGATGTCAGTATTTCTGCTGATTATAGTAAAAAAGTAAAAATTTCTTCAGAAGAATTAAACGGCATCTATTCAGAACTCAACCAAGCATTTTCGAAAGTCGAAGAAATCAACCAAATGATGTCAGAAATTGCCGACCAAACCAACTTACTCGCGTTAAATGCCTCAATCGAAGCTGCACGTGCAGGTGAACACGGTAGAGGTTTCGCAGTTGTTGCTCAAGAAGTAGCTAAATTGGCGGAACGTTCGCAGTCCAATGCAGGAACAATTGCAAAAATTGTAAAGGACGCTGGACTAAAAATTAACGAGGGCACTCGATTCTCCAAAGAAGTGAAATCGCAAGTAGAAAATCAAAATAACGAATTGTTACGGATTGAAAGCGAAATTTTAGGTTTAGAGGGACATGTGACAGAACAAGAAGTCCTGAACCTAAAACTCAGAAATACGTTCTCAGAACTCCATGTCCTTTCCGAACAAATTGGAATCATCGCACAGGAACAAATGACAGGTAGTAAGGAGATCAACCGTGCGATTTCTGTCATCGACGAAACTACGCAAAAACTCGCGGATTCAGTTGAACTCCTCTACGAAGAGATCAATGAAATCCACTCACAGGCAAAACAATTGAATATCGTTTAG
- a CDS encoding rhodanese-like domain-containing protein — MKTFVIVGVIIGFLFVFVKKIQSKGDKQMVQEWIQEGAVVVDVRTKSEFAEGHFPGAINIPVDVLPMELGTFKNKQSKIVVYCRSGARSERAKQILSASGFSSVINAGGLSDMPNSR; from the coding sequence ATGAAAACATTTGTAATAGTGGGAGTGATCATTGGATTCCTCTTCGTTTTTGTAAAAAAAATTCAATCAAAAGGAGATAAACAAATGGTTCAAGAATGGATTCAGGAAGGGGCAGTTGTTGTTGATGTAAGGACTAAGTCTGAATTTGCGGAAGGTCATTTTCCAGGAGCCATCAACATTCCTGTTGATGTATTACCTATGGAATTAGGTACATTCAAAAACAAACAATCTAAAATTGTTGTTTATTGTCGATCTGGTGCAAGAAGTGAAAGGGCAAAACAAATATTATCGGCGAGTGGATTTTCTTCCGTCATCAATGCAGGTGGATTATCAGATATGCCTAACTCACGTTAA
- a CDS encoding diguanylate cyclase yields MIKSHTSHRPRNGQRIEDTIMDLLEEDPYNEELLIQKLQKNQFQNQDHSQIYSAVLKVLTSLDIPESDSKEIWNEVLENKNKLSNCLKRPVGFRVALLDYFINQTHKIKNPKIIELRLFAETEKLILVDELTRLYNRRHFETALVREFKQSTRYNQNLSLLVIDIDDFKKINDTYGHLMGDEILKQVANKIATSLRMEDTACRIGGEEFAIIFPQSNESQALIASEKLLEACRTIQISGKPVTISGGLVSFPEKVKRCEDMYDFADRALYTAKDSGKNQIVVYSNEKRSSLRFEANLELFCVLPNRTIRSISKNISITGIAFETEDDLLVNEPISVLLRESDSKHEISAKIKVVRKQKIGENNYRLGAEFVDLSNESQNKLADLYSLHQFKAKSPIGVGS; encoded by the coding sequence ATGATCAAATCCCATACATCTCATAGGCCTAGGAATGGCCAACGTATCGAAGATACGATAATGGACCTTCTCGAAGAAGATCCATACAATGAAGAATTACTCATTCAAAAATTACAAAAAAACCAATTTCAAAACCAAGACCATTCCCAGATTTACTCTGCTGTTTTGAAGGTGTTAACCTCGCTCGACATTCCAGAATCGGATTCTAAAGAGATTTGGAACGAAGTTTTAGAAAACAAAAACAAACTCTCAAACTGTTTAAAACGTCCTGTTGGTTTTCGTGTTGCACTGCTTGATTATTTTATCAATCAAACCCATAAAATTAAAAATCCTAAAATCATCGAACTACGTTTATTTGCTGAAACTGAAAAACTTATCTTGGTGGATGAACTGACTAGGTTATACAATCGTAGGCATTTTGAAACAGCACTGGTTCGAGAATTTAAACAATCCACACGGTACAATCAGAATCTTTCGTTACTCGTGATCGATATTGACGATTTTAAAAAAATTAATGATACATATGGTCATTTGATGGGAGATGAAATCCTAAAACAAGTTGCCAATAAAATCGCAACGAGTTTAAGAATGGAAGACACTGCATGTCGTATTGGTGGTGAAGAATTCGCAATCATATTCCCTCAATCAAATGAATCACAAGCACTCATCGCTTCCGAAAAATTATTAGAAGCATGCAGAACCATTCAAATCAGCGGTAAACCTGTTACAATTAGTGGTGGGCTTGTTTCTTTTCCTGAAAAAGTAAAACGATGTGAAGATATGTATGATTTTGCTGATAGAGCTTTATATACAGCAAAAGATTCAGGTAAAAATCAAATCGTTGTGTATTCCAACGAAAAAAGAAGTAGTTTACGATTTGAAGCAAACTTAGAATTGTTTTGTGTTTTACCAAATAGAACCATTCGTTCTATTTCAAAAAATATTTCAATTACTGGAATTGCATTTGAGACAGAAGATGATTTACTGGTGAACGAACCCATATCTGTGTTATTACGCGAATCCGACTCCAAACATGAAATCAGTGCAAAAATCAAAGTTGTTCGTAAACAAAAGATAGGTGAAAACAATTACAGATTAGGTGCGGAATTTGTCGATTTATCAAACGAATCGCAAAACAAATTAGCAGATCTTTATTCACTACACCAATTTAAAGCGAAGAGCCCGATTGGTGTAGGTTCTTAA
- a CDS encoding MBL fold metallo-hydrolase: protein MNDRTKDNQTMVTTDVNNEIEIKPLYDIESGTWTYLLLEKSAKQAVLIDPVLEKLERDLDYLVSMGFQLVATIETHMHADHITAAGELRDQTGCEAYAPHLSGAECATHFLKDKDVLQIGKLYLEVIHTPGHTPCSISLLLNGKYVFTGDALFVRGCGRTDFQGGSAEELYNSITNKLFQLPNDTVVFPGHDYKGFVSTTIGEEKNWNPRIAKKSLEEFKSIMDNLNLPEPKKIHEAVPANRACGKVV, encoded by the coding sequence ATGAATGATCGGACTAAGGATAATCAAACCATGGTGACTACTGACGTGAACAATGAAATCGAAATCAAACCACTTTATGATATAGAATCAGGGACTTGGACTTATTTATTACTCGAAAAATCTGCAAAGCAGGCAGTCCTGATTGACCCAGTTCTTGAGAAGTTAGAAAGAGATTTAGACTATTTAGTTTCGATGGGATTTCAATTGGTTGCGACCATCGAAACTCATATGCATGCAGACCATATAACGGCTGCAGGTGAGTTACGAGATCAAACCGGATGTGAAGCTTATGCACCTCATTTATCTGGAGCTGAATGTGCGACTCATTTTTTAAAAGACAAAGATGTGTTACAAATTGGGAAACTCTATCTAGAAGTAATCCACACACCAGGTCACACCCCTTGTTCGATTTCTTTACTTCTCAATGGAAAATATGTTTTTACCGGAGATGCTCTTTTTGTTAGAGGTTGTGGCAGAACAGATTTCCAAGGTGGAAGTGCCGAAGAATTATACAATTCAATTACCAATAAATTATTCCAACTACCAAACGATACAGTTGTATTTCCTGGACATGATTATAAAGGGTTTGTTTCTACAACGATTGGTGAGGAAAAAAATTGGAATCCGAGAATCGCAAAAAAATCGTTGGAGGAATTTAAATCAATTATGGACAATTTAAATTTACCAGAACCAAAAAAAATACACGAAGCAGTGCCTGCGAATCGTGCTTGTGGGAAAGTTGTATGA